The following proteins come from a genomic window of Tepidiforma thermophila:
- the queC gene encoding 7-cyano-7-deazaguanine synthase QueC: MANERARLGVVLLSGGLDSTTVAAHAVREGGEVRALSIAYGQRHARELAAARAVAEALGIPLVEADAAFYARLAAHSALTSSAFAVPADRPGEAMAAEVPITYVPLRNTFFVTLAAAALESWLLDRIEGGGADPKGLEGVIYVGANAIDYSGYPDCRPEFYRAMEEVIRLGSKVGSAYGVPVRIAAPIIRMSKAEIVRYGLELGAPLGLTWSCYLGGERPCGSCDACRLRAAGFAAAGARDPALEAG, encoded by the coding sequence ATGGCGAACGAACGGGCGCGGCTTGGGGTGGTGCTGCTCTCGGGCGGGCTGGACTCGACGACGGTGGCGGCGCATGCGGTGCGGGAGGGCGGGGAGGTGCGGGCGCTGAGCATCGCCTACGGGCAGCGGCATGCGCGGGAGCTGGCGGCGGCGCGGGCGGTCGCGGAGGCGCTGGGCATCCCGCTGGTGGAGGCGGACGCCGCGTTCTATGCCCGGCTGGCGGCGCACTCGGCCCTCACCAGCAGCGCCTTCGCGGTCCCGGCGGACCGGCCGGGGGAGGCGATGGCGGCCGAGGTGCCGATCACGTATGTGCCGCTGCGGAACACGTTCTTCGTGACGCTGGCGGCGGCTGCGCTCGAGAGCTGGCTGCTCGACCGGATCGAGGGCGGCGGCGCCGACCCGAAGGGACTCGAAGGCGTGATTTACGTGGGGGCGAACGCCATCGACTACTCGGGCTACCCGGACTGCCGGCCGGAGTTCTACCGGGCGATGGAGGAGGTGATCCGGCTGGGGAGCAAGGTGGGGTCGGCCTACGGGGTGCCGGTGCGGATCGCGGCGCCGATCATCCGGATGTCGAAGGCGGAGATTGTGCGGTACGGGCTGGAGCTGGGTGCGCCGCTGGGGCTGACGTGGAGCTGCTACCTCGGCGGGGAGCGGCCGTGCGGGAGCTGCGACGCGTGCCGGCTGCGCGCTGCGGGGTTCGCAGCCGCCGGCGCCCGGGACCCGGCGCTGGAGGCGGGCTGA
- a CDS encoding GNAT family N-acetyltransferase produces the protein MAAEPSHAPVPVLEGEGLTLRPWDADLVAQMAHWGEYGFPYHAFDLGHLRDPARAAAALAEHTAPGRHRHYVAVEAGRAVGRCSVNLEDPAGLYLWAVHVPPEHQGRGVARRMLAVLMRALEQEFPGRDFVLTSNTFAAHAHRAYLALGFRIVETRWQVDREIAERLWRVTDQERAPLAGHIRFYEGRWQVRAYVFRRARGAPMDLRVAQAGGESGQRPQHPLAQ, from the coding sequence GTGGCTGCGGAACCCTCCCATGCCCCGGTCCCGGTGCTCGAAGGCGAAGGCCTCACCCTCCGGCCCTGGGACGCCGACCTCGTCGCCCAGATGGCCCACTGGGGCGAATACGGCTTCCCCTACCACGCCTTCGACCTCGGCCACCTCCGCGACCCCGCCCGCGCCGCGGCCGCGCTCGCCGAGCACACCGCCCCCGGCCGTCACCGCCACTACGTCGCCGTCGAAGCCGGCCGCGCGGTCGGACGCTGCTCCGTCAACCTCGAAGACCCCGCCGGGCTCTACCTCTGGGCCGTCCATGTCCCCCCGGAGCACCAGGGCCGCGGCGTCGCCCGCCGGATGCTCGCGGTCCTCATGCGCGCCCTCGAACAGGAGTTTCCCGGCCGCGACTTCGTCCTCACGTCGAACACCTTCGCCGCGCATGCCCACCGCGCCTATCTCGCCCTCGGCTTCCGCATCGTCGAAACCCGCTGGCAGGTCGACCGCGAAATCGCCGAGCGGCTCTGGCGCGTCACCGACCAGGAGCGCGCCCCCCTCGCCGGCCACATCCGATTCTACGAAGGCCGCTGGCAGGTGCGCGCCTACGTGTTCCGCCGCGCCCGCGGCGCCCCCATGGACCTCCGCGTCGCTCAGGCCGGCGGC